The proteins below are encoded in one region of Ricinus communis isolate WT05 ecotype wild-type chromosome 6, ASM1957865v1, whole genome shotgun sequence:
- the LOC8271083 gene encoding malate dehydrogenase [NADP], chloroplastic, whose amino-acid sequence MAVAELTSPAVACTRITTRLNSSSQLSLSSTHLSLHLRRSFRPLRNAPITCSVNQVQAPVAVETKEKSKDKSDCFGVFCQTYDLVAEEETKTWKKLINIAVSGAAGMISNHLLFKLASGEVFGPDQPIALKLLGSERSFQALEGVAMELEDSLYPLLREVSIGIDPYEVFQDAEWALLIGAKPRGPGMERADLLDINGQIFAEQGKALNAVASRNVKVIVVGNPCNTNALICLKNAPNIPAKNFHALTRLDENRAKCQLALKAGVFYDKVSNVTIWGNHSTTQVPDFLNAKINGLPVKEVIKDNKWLEEEFTEKVQKRGGVLIKKWGRSSAASTAVSIADAIKSLVTPTPEGDWFSSGVYTNGNPYGIAEDLVFSMPCRSNGDGDYELVKDVIFDDYLLKKITKTEAELLAEKRCVAHLTGEGVAYCDLPEDTMLPGEM is encoded by the exons ATGGCGGTGGCAGAGCTAACATCACCTGCAGTTGCATGCACACGAATAACCACTAGACTTAACTCTTCTTCTCAGCTCTCACTCTCTTCTACCCATCTCTCTCTTCATCTTCGTCGTTCTTTTCGGCCTCTTCGAAACGCTCCTATCACTTGCTCTGTTAA TCAAGTTCAAGCTCCTGTTGCAGTTGAGACCAAAGAAAAATCCAAGGACAAGTCTGATTGCTTTGGGGTTTTCTGCCAAACATATGATCTTGTTGCT GAAGAGGAGACAAAGACATGGaagaaactaattaatatagcGGTTTCTGGTGCTGCTGGGATGATCTCTAATCATCTACTTTTTAAA CTTGCATCTGGTGAGGTTTTTGGACCGGATCAACCAATTGCATTGAAACTATTGGGGTCTGAAAGATCATTTCAAGCCCTTGAAG GAGTTGCAATGGAGCTTGAGGATTCCTTATATCCTTTGTTGAGGGAGGTGAGCATTGGAATAGATCCTTATGAGGTGTTTCAAGATGCAGAATGGGCCCTGTTGATTGGAGCAAAGCCTCGAGGGCCTGGCATGGAACGAGCTGACTTATTAGATATCAATGGGCAGATTTTTGCAGAGCAG GGAAAAGCTCTCAATGCTGTTGCATCTCGCAATGTCAAGGTGATAGTAGTGGGCAACCCTTGTAATAccaa TGCTTTAATATGTTTGAAAAATGCTCCAAATATACCTGCAAAGAATTTTCATGCTTTGACTAGGTTAGATGAGAACAGAGCAAAATGTCAG CTTGCTCTAAAGGCAGGTGTTTTCTATGATAAAGTCTCAAATGTGACCATCTGGGGAAATCACTCAACCACTCAG GTTCCAGACTTTCTAAATGCTAAAATCAATGGCTTACCTGTCAAAGAGGTTATCAAAGATAACAAGTGGCTAGAAGAAGAATTTACTGAGAAGGTCCAAAAG AGAGGTGGAGTGCTTATTAAGAAATGGGGACGGTCTTCTGCAGCATCAACTGCTGTGTCCATTGCTGATGCCATAAAGTCTCTAGTAACTCCCACCCCAGAGGGTGACTGGTTTTCTTCTGGA GTTTATACTAATGGAAATCCCTATGGCATAGCAGAGGATTTAGTTTTCAGCATGCCATGCAGATCAAAT GGAGATGGTGATTATGAGCTTGTCAAGGATGTTATATTTGATGACTACCTTCTAAAGAAAATCACAAAG ACTGAAGCAGAGTTGCTAGCTGAAAAGAGATGTGTGGCCCACCTTACTGGAGAG GGTGTCGCTTACTGCGATCTACCGGAGGACACAATGCTTCCTGGAGAAATGTAA
- the LOC8268614 gene encoding NAC domain-containing protein 78: MARGDSSAASLAPGFRFHPTDEELVRYYLKRKVTNKPFRFDAIAVVDIYKTEPWDLPDKSKLKTRDLEWYFFSMLDKKYGNGSKTNRATEKGYWKTTGKDRPVRWNSRNVGMKKTLVYHLGRAPRGERTNWVMHEYRLTDEDLEKAGIVQDAFVLCRIFQKSGTGPKNGEQYGAPFVEEEWDNDDEVVLLPGEEMVMTDELVLGDDAYGETNDLDQNFDVAVVSDNAALPVNFYHGETSNYVEQSGNSSGDDKKPVIDRGGAQYCSDLPDDKVLFSFPEQYEIDAKSVRHEYIAESSNNVDATDDNYLLDEPFLDATDNPPFNEGLFLEANDLSNPVEPETAGDSTIFEMVDEYLNFFDANDDNLTFDPSEILGSENIVSDGASLSEKNVNGGTEEVPIANQQLFEAHNDTDASPSNVQKPEPTKLESDIKYPFMKQASHMLGSIPAPPAFASEFPLKGTALQLNGAPSSSSIRVTAGMIRIESITFGSDGMDWSFGKNGNVNIVLSFVMSQGNVSPAGSAPAGNSFSGKTWSLVSRGWFFLMFFWVLILSVSYKIGTYISTK; the protein is encoded by the exons ATGGCTCGTGGCGATTCCTCTGCGGCTTCACTAGCTCCTGGGTTTCGATTTCACCCAACTGATGAAGAGCTTGTTAGGTATTATCTTAAGCGAAAGGTTACCAATAAACCCTTTCGATTTGACGCTATCGCTGTCGTTGATATCTATAAAACTGAGCCGTGGGATCTTCCAG ATAAGTCGAAGTTGAAGACTAGGGATTTAGAGTGGTACTTTTTTAGTATGTTGGATAAGAAGTATGGCAATGGGTCAAAGACGAATCGAGCTACTGAGAAAGGATACTGGAAGACAACTGGGAAGGACCGTCCTGTTCGTTGGAACTCACGAAATGTAGGGATGAAGAAGACCCTTGTTTACCATCTTGGACGGGCTCCTCGTGGTGAGCGAACCAATTGGGTAATGCATGAGTACCGCTTAACTGATGAAGATTTGGAGAAAGCTGGTATTGTTCAG GATGCATTTGTCCTTTGTAGGATTTTCCAAAAAAGTGGAACTGGGCCGAAGAATGGAGAGCAGTATGGAGCACCGTTTGTTGAGGAGGAGTGGGATAACGATGATGAGGTGGTCCTATTACCCGGTGAAGAGATGGTGATGACTGATGAACTGGTGCTTGGTGATGATGCGTATGGGGAGACGAATGACCTTGACCAG AATTTTGATGTTGCAGTTGTATCTGATAATGCTGCCCTTCCTGTGAACTTCTACCATGGGGAAACAAGCAACTATGTAGAGCAATCTGgaaacagtagtggagatgATAAGAAACCTGTAATTGACAGGGGGGGTGCTCAGTATTGCTCCGATCTGCCTGATGACAAAGTCCTGTTTAGTTTCCCTGAGCAATATGAGATTGATGCAAAATCAGTAAGACATGAATATATTGCTGAATCAAGCAACAATGTGGATGCTACTGATGACAATTACTTGCTTGATGAGCCATTCTTGGATGCTACTGACAATCCTCCATTCAATGAAGGACTATTCCTGGAAGCTAATGATCTTTCAAATCCTGTGGAACCAGAGACTGCTGGAGATTCGACCATCTTTGAGATGGTTGATGAGTACCTTAATTTCTTTGATGCTAATGATGACAACCTGACTTTTGATCCTTCTGAAATTCTGGGAAGCGAAAATATTGTTTCTGACGGAGCTTCTTTATCTGAGAAG AATGTGAATGGAGGAACTGAGGAAGTGCCCATAGCAAACCAACAATTATTTGAAGCACATAATGACACTGATGCATCACCCTCAAATGTACAAAAACCAGAACCGACAAAGTTGGAGTCAG ATATCAAATATCCATTTATGAAGCAGGCCAGTCACATGTTGGGCAGCATTCCTGCACCTCCTGCATTTGCTTCTGAGTTCCCTCTCAAGGGCACAGCTCTACAGTTAAATGGAGCACCTTCATCCAGCTCAATTCGTGTTACTGCTGGCATGATAAGAATCGAAAGTATTACATTTGGAAGCGATGGGATGGACTGGTCATTTGGCAAAAATGGAAATGTCAATATTGTCCTCTCTTTTGTGATGTCTCAAGGCAATGTTAGTCCAGCCGGTTCAGCTCCAGCTGGGAACTCATTCTCGGGGAAGACATGGTCTTTGGTGTCACGGGGCTGGTTCTTCTTGATGTTCTTTTGGGTCCTAATTCTTTCAGTCAGTTATAAAATTGGGACCTATATTTCTACTAAGTAA
- the LOC8279910 gene encoding acyl-CoA-binding domain-containing protein 4, with translation MGTEEINKDIIVDNWFSQLTYEQWVAIPVSGVRPSARYKHAAAIADEKLYVSGGSRNGRYLSDVQVFDLRSSVWSSLKLKTDLHADKVEENGLQEVLPATSDHSMVQWENKLLLLGGHSKKSSDSMIVRFIDLETHHCGVMETSGKAPVARGGHSATLVGSRLIVFGGEDGSRRLLNDLYALDLEKMTWDVLETTQTPPAPRFDHTATIHAERYLIVFGGCSHSIFFNDLHVLDLQTMEWSQPETRGDLVTPRAGHAGIAIDENWYIVGGGDNKNGCPETLVLNMSKLAWSTLTNVKGRDPLASEGLSVCSTLIDGEKHLVAFGGYNGKYNNEVFIMRLKPRDMLRPKIFQSPAAAAAAASVTAAYALAKSEKLDFSNINLNSREVESHPSEQDITSEIDAIKEDKKVLEMSLAEVRAENSRLREKIDEVNSTHAELSKELHSVQGQLVAERSRCFKLEAQIAELQKMLESLQSMENEVQLLKRQKSALDQEIELNAASQRQGSGGVWRWIAG, from the exons ATGGGAACAGAGGAGATTAATAAGGATATTATTGTGGACAATTGGTTTTCACAATTGACCTATGAGCAATGGGTAGCAATACCTGTTTCTGGTGTACGACCATCAGCTCGTTATAAG CATGCTGCAGCAATTGCTGATGAGAAACTCTATGTCTCTGGTGGGAGTCGCAATGGCCGGTACTTATCTGATGTTCAG GTCTTCGATCTCAGAAGTTCAGTATGGTCTAGTTTAAAACTCAAAACTGATTTGCATGCTGACAAAGTTGAAGAAAATGGTTTGCAGGAAGTTCTTCCGGCTACTTCAGATCACAGTATG GTTCAGTGGGAAAATAAGCTCCTTCTCCTTGGTGGACATTCCAAGAAATCCTCGGATAGTATGATAG TGCGATTTATTGATCTAGAAACACATCACTGTGGTGTCATGGAGACATCAGGAAAAGCACCG GTAGCACGAGGGGGGCATTCTGCTACTCTGGTTGGTTCTAGGCTGATTGTTTTTGGTGGAGAAGATGGTAGTAGGAGATTGCTTAATGATCTCTATGCTCTTGATCTTGAAAAAATGACTTGGGATGTCTTAGAAACGAC GCAGACACCTCCAGCTCCCAGATTTGATCACACAGCTACAATACATGCAGAACGCTACCTCATAGTATTTGGTGGCTGTTCCCattcaatatttttcaatGACCTTCATGTACTTGACTTGCAGACT ATGGAGTGGTCCCAACCAGAGACTCGAGGTGATTTGGTAACCCCTAGAGCTGGTCATGCTGGTATTGCCATTGATGAGAACTGGTACATTGTCGGTGGTGGAGATAACAAAAATG GTTGCCCAGAAACCCTTGTGTTGAATATGTCTAAGTTAGCATGGTCAACATTGACAAATGTAAAGGGAAGGGATCCTCTTGCTAGCGAG GGACTCAGCGTTTGCTCAACATTAATTGATGGAGAGAAGCATTTGGTTGCCTTTGGAGGCTATAATGGGAAATATAATAATGAG GTGTTCATAATGAGACTCAAACCAAGAGATATGCTCCGCCCAAAAATTTTTCAGTCACCCGCAGCAGCTGCAGCTGCAGCTTCTGTTACTGCTGCATATGCCTTGGCCAAATCTGAAAAGCTGGATTTCTCTAACATAAATTTGAACTCTAGAGAAGTTGAAAGCCATCCTTCCGAACAAGATATCACAAGTGAAATTGATGCAATTAAAGAAGACAAAAAGGTGTTGGAAATGTCACTTGCAGAAGTCAGAGCAGAAAATTCTCGGCTTAGGGAAAAAATTGATGAAGTTAACAGTACTCATGCAGAATTGTCTAAG GAACTTCATTCCGTCCAAGGTCAACTAGTAGCTGAGAGATCAAGATGCTTTAAATTGGAG GCACAAATTGCTGAATTACAAAAGATGCTAGAATCGCTGCAATCTATGGAGAATGAAGTACAACTACTTAAACGACAGAAATCTGCGCTGGATCAGGAAATAGAGCTTAATGCAGCTTCACAGAGACAGGGATCAGGAGGCGTCTGGCGGTGGATAGCTGGGTAA
- the LOC8279911 gene encoding probable CoA ligase CCL5: MSLEESWSTTDIQEESGKARRPPFHQSGFDPQTGIYHSLHQLGESLRIPTRHDLDTASYVLSQFPHPDNAESRVALIDLATDHRLSYASLHRSIRALASGLYHGLRVRKGDVVLVVSPNTILYPTICLAIFSIGAILSPANPINTESELAKQILDSGAKLIISAPEELHKLNQNGVPIVLTTRITNDSNSVSIEELIECCDPVESPQVRIMQSDTAAVLYSSGTTGTSKGVILTHANFIAIMTLLKWSVYATSSQNDVFLCFIPMFHIYGLAFFGLGLFCAGITTVLMQRFDLQAMLDAIKIHQVNNIPAVPPVILGLVKHASKLQCDLSSLRRVGSGAAPLSKELTQEFRLRFPWVELRQGYGLTESCAAATFFASDEQAKAHPGSCGRLVPTFTAKIVDFETGMALPPLKEGEVWLKSGTIMKGYLRNEEATAATLDSDGWLKTGDLGYFHEDGFLYIVDRIKELIKHNGYQVAPAELEAILLTHPQVLDAAVIPLEDEEAGQIPMAYVVRAASAELTEEQVIQFVASQVAPYKKVRRVSFISAIPKSAAGKILRKELVSHSKMQVNSKL, translated from the exons ATGTCCCTGGAAGAATCATGGTCAACCACCGACATCCAGGAGGAATCCGGCAAGGCTCGACGGCCGCCTTTCCATCAGAGTGGTTTCGATCCACAAACAGGAATTTACCATTCACTCCACCAACTCGGTGAGAGTCTCCGAATCCCCACTAGACATGACCTTGATACAGCTAGCTATGTCTTGTCCCAGTTCCCGCACCCTGACAATGCTGAGTCGAGAGTTGCGCTTATTGATCTAGCTACTGATCACCGACTCAGCTATGCATCACTCCACAGATCGATCCGTGCCCTTGCTTCCGGCTTGTACCATGGTCTCAGGGTCCGGAAAGGTGATGTCGTTTTGGTCGTGTCACCAAACACAATCCTGTATCCAACAATATGCCTAGCCATATTTTCCATTGGGGCAATCCTGAGTCCTGCCAACCCAATTAACACAGAGTCGGAGCTTGCTAAACAGATACTTGACTCTGGTGCTAAACTTATCATTTCAGCACCTGAAGAGTTGCATAAGTTAAACCAAAATGGGGTGCCTATAGTACTTACAACTCGAATTACTAATGACAGTAATTCCGTATCCATTGAAGAATTGATCGAATGTTGTGATCCTGTTGAGTCCCCGCAGGTCCGAATAATGCAGTCAGACACTGCAGCTGTACTATATTCTTCAGGAACTACAGGGACAAGTAAAGGTGTGATACTAACGCATGCAAACTTTATAGCTATAATGACACTCCTGAAATGGTCAGTTTACGCAACTTCATCTCAGAATGATGTGTTCTTGTGCTTCATTCCTATGTTTCACATCTATGGCCTAGCATTTTTCGGGTTAGGACTATTTTGCGCTGGGATTACAACTGTGTTAATGCAAAGATTCGATCTACAAGCAATGCTTGATGCAATTAAAATTCATCAAGTCAATAATATACCTGCAGTGCCTCCAGTGATACTTGGGCTAGTGAAGCATGCTAGTAAACTTCAGTGCGATTTGTCATCTTTGAGGAGAGTTGGGTCTGGGGCTGCTCCCTTGAGTAAAGAACTGACTCAAGAATTCAGGTTGAGGTTTCCATGGGTGGAGTTAAGACAGGGATATGGGTTAACAGAAAGCTGTGCTGCCGCAACCTTTTTCGCCTCTGATGAGCAGGCTAAGGCACATCCAGGTTCTTGTGGAAGGTTAGTCCCAACTTTTACTGCTAAGATAGTGGATTTTGAAACAGGAATGGCTTTACCACCTCTTAAAGAAGGAGAGGTATGGTTAAAGAGTGGCACTATTATGAAAGGTTACTTGAGAAATGAGGAAGCAACGGCTGCTACACTTGATTCTGATGGGTGGCTAAAAACGGGTGATCTTGGTTATTTTCATGAAGATGGATTTCTTTATATTGTTGATAGGATTAAGGAACTTATTAAGCATAATGGGTATCAG GTAGCTCCAGCAGAACTGGAAGCAATACTTCTGACACATCCCCAAGTGCTTGATGCAGCTGTTATACC ccttgaagatgaagaagcaGGGCAGATACCTATGGCGTATGTAGTGAGAGCAGCCAGTGCTGAGCTCACTGAAGAACAAGTCATTCAATTTGTCGCGAGTCAG GTCGCACCATACAAGAAAGTTAGGAGGGTGAGTTTCATCAGTGCCATTCCAAAGTCTGCTGCAGGCAAAATCCTGAGGAAGGAGCTTGTTTCACATAGCAAAATGCAAGTTAATTCAAAACTGTAG